The Gemmatimonadaceae bacterium nucleotide sequence GCTGAACGGGTCCACGTGGCTGGAGCCCACGGCGCGCACCGCGCTCGTCGAGCAGTTCTGCTCGTGGTCGGCGTGCAGGATGAACAGCACCTCGAGCGCACGGCTGAAGATCGGGTTCGCCTCGTACCGCGGCTCGCTCATGCGGGCCACCATCGAGAGGAAGTTGTCCCCGTAGTTCAGCGTGTTGTCGGGGTAGATGATCGGCAGGCCCTTCACGTGCCGGTAGGCGAAGGCGGCCAGTGTCGGGACCTTCGCCAGGAGGCGGATCACCGAGATGTAGCGCTCGCGCGGGTCGAAGATGTTGCGGGCCGACGGGTAGAAGCTCGAGAGCGCCGCCACCGACGAGCAGAGCATCGACATCGGGTGCGCGTCATAGCGGAAGCCCTCGAGGAACTTCCGGATGTTCTCGTGCACGTAGGTGTGAAACGTGATGTCGTTCACGAACCCGTCGTACTGCGGCTGCGTGGGCAGCTCGCCGAAGCGGAGCAGGTACGCCACCTCGAGGAACGTCGCCTTTTCGGCGAGCTGCTCGATCGGGTAGCCGCGATAGCGGAGGATCCCCTTGTCGCCGTCGATGAACGTGATCGCGCTCTTGCAGCTGGCGGTGTTCATGAACGCCGGGTCGTAGCTCAGCAGCCCGAACTCGCCCGGCTCACCGCGCTTGACCTGCTTCAGGTCGGCGGCCCGGACGTAGGTGTCGCCCTCGGGGCCCTCGGTGGAGATCGCCGCGCTGTACGCTGCGCCGGTCCGGCTGTCCCGCAACTCGAGGGTACCCCCGGCGTTCGTCTCGCTCATCCCGCGGTCTCCGCTCTGGAAGGTGGTGCTGTGCCCGGGCAGGTCCCGGCGCCTGACGGCCTGCACGCGCCGGCCCTGGCAGACACCGGGCCGAACGCACGCCGCGCGCGTGCTCCGGCCAAAACTAACGAGGAGTCCCGGTTCGGGACGTGCGCCGCCCAGCCGACGCCCCGCGCACGCGCCGACCCGACCGCCGCCGCGTCACGGCGCGCGCCAGACTCGCTCGCCCTGCACGGTGAACACCACCGAGTCACCCGCGAGCGGGAGGAACACGCTGCGGAGCATGGCCGGACTCGGATCCGGCCGCTGGCGGAAGCTCCAGCCATCGCGCGGGCCGCTGTCGGTGCGCACCAGCGACTCCCCCACGAAGATCCGGCCGCCGCCGGCGCGTGACTTCGCGACCGCGGCCGCGACGATCTCCTGCCATCGCGCCGGCTCGAGGTTCACGACGCTGGACACGTTGATCACCCTCGGCAGGCCGACGTCGTGCGGCGCATAGATCTGCGACTTCCGGTTGCCGAACAGCAGCACGAGGTCCGCCGGACGCGTGTGTGCATGGAGCGCCGCCAGCCAGGTCCGGCGGAACGAGTCCGCCGCGAGCAGCGGCCTGAGGTTCCCCAGCACATTGGTCGCCACGATGAGGCCGGTGGCAGCGACACCGGCCACCACGATCCGTGAGCCACCGGTCCGCCGGCCCCACGACTGGAGCGCCACCGCCAGCAGCAGCACCTGCAGCGGCAGCGACGGGAAATACCGCTCCAGGTCCGTGCCCTGCCACGACAGCGCGAAGCCGAGGTTGATCCCGATCCCGAGGACGGCAGCGAGCAGGATGTTCCGATGCGCCGTCGCGAGCGTCTTCCACCCCTTCCAGAGCACCAGCGCGAGCGCGGCGACACTCCCGTAGGCCAGCACGAGCACGCCGAGCCACACCGTGGCCGGGAAAGCCACGTCGCCGTTCATCCAGAGCCGGAGTCGCTGCGGAAAATCGCTCAGCGACGCCAGCGACTGCGGCACGCCCACGATCACGCGGAAGACCTGGCTCGGCCCGAACGCCGTGGCAATCCCGTGGCTCGAGGAGCGGATCCA carries:
- a CDS encoding citrate synthase gives rise to the protein MSETNAGGTLELRDSRTGAAYSAAISTEGPEGDTYVRAADLKQVKRGEPGEFGLLSYDPAFMNTASCKSAITFIDGDKGILRYRGYPIEQLAEKATFLEVAYLLRFGELPTQPQYDGFVNDITFHTYVHENIRKFLEGFRYDAHPMSMLCSSVAALSSFYPSARNIFDPRERYISVIRLLAKVPTLAAFAYRHVKGLPIIYPDNTLNYGDNFLSMVARMSEPRYEANPIFSRALEVLFILHADHEQNCSTSAVRAVGSSHVDPFSAVSAGIAALFGPLHGGANEQVLRMIKEIGDPKNVPAFIESVKSGKGGPKLMGFGHRVYKNYDPRARIVKKLADQVFAQIGIDKDLEIALELERIALSDDYFIARKLYPNVDFYTGLIYRSMAFPTDFFTVLFAVARTAGWLAQWEEMLDDKEQKIARPRQIYIGAGEREYVDPLTNKFPRAVKDSIRR